ATCGTGTGCACGCTCTGCTCCTGCTATCCGCGGCCCGTCCTCGGCATGTCGCCGGACTGGTACCGCACGCCGAGCTACCGGCGCCGGATGGTCCGGCGGCCTCGGGAGGTGCTCGCCGAGTTCGGCCTGCACCTGCCGTCGGACGTTGAGGTACGGGTCCACGACTCCAACCAGAAATCGCGGTTCATGGTGATGCCCATGCGGCCTGAAGGCACCGAGGGATGGAGCGAGGAACAACTCGCCGAGATCGTCACGCGCGACACCATGATCGGTGTCGCCCTGCCCGCGGTGGGGCGGAAGTCGGACACGTCGGCGGAGGCGATCGCCGCCGGAGGTCGCGGATGAACGCTTACAACGTCCTCATGGAGACCCTTGCGGACATCGGCGAGCGGGCCGACGCCGGCCTGCGATGCCTGGACCACGAGCCTGCCGTATGGGAGTCGAGGATGCAGGTGACCTGCGAATGCCTGTCGGCGCACGGCGTGCTGGACAACCTGGAACGACGGCGGGCCGAGGATCGGCTGGGCGAGAGCGTCTACGCCAGGTTCCCGGTGCGGGCTCGTTCCGCGCTGGTGGTCGCGCACTCGCTCATGGACAAGCACATCTTCACCGAAGAGGAACTCCGGCTGAAGATGGAAGGGGTGCGCGCACGTCTGAACGAGGACTGATGTGTCTCCTTCGTGGCAATTGACGGGCTGTCGAGTGCCTCGTACTCTCAGAGTGATCGGATCGTGACGTTACGTAGGAGCGCTCGAAGGAGGCCCTCACGTGGCTCAGGCTGCCGTACCCGTCCCCCAGTCCGGCTCCCTCCGAATCCCCCTCCGTGAGATCCTCCCGTGGGCGGTCTTCGCGGGGGTCCTCGCAGTCCTCCTCCTCTACTTCGTCGGCGTCGAGCACAGCCGGTTCGTGCACGAGTTCGTGCACGATGGCCGACACCTCCTCGGCATTCCCTGCCACTGACCGGTGGGGGAGCCATGACGATGCGCGCTCTCCTGGTGCGCGGGATGCTCGCCGGGCTCCTGGCGGCGG
This window of the Nonomuraea africana genome carries:
- the scnC gene encoding thiocyanate hydrolase subunit gamma, with translation MSGSHHDHTEFPVASKVSEFEILELAVRELAIEKGIFSADDHRRFAEWADGVGPHGGSKLVAKAWTDPAFKQRLLANGTEACKEVGIDWLQPTGVGTPSDYTFFYVLENTPQVHNVIVCTLCSCYPRPVLGMSPDWYRTPSYRRRMVRRPREVLAEFGLHLPSDVEVRVHDSNQKSRFMVMPMRPEGTEGWSEEQLAEIVTRDTMIGVALPAVGRKSDTSAEAIAAGGRG
- a CDS encoding ScnB; amino-acid sequence: MNAYNVLMETLADIGERADAGLRCLDHEPAVWESRMQVTCECLSAHGVLDNLERRRAEDRLGESVYARFPVRARSALVVAHSLMDKHIFTEEELRLKMEGVRARLNED
- a CDS encoding CbtB domain-containing protein; translation: MAQAAVPVPQSGSLRIPLREILPWAVFAGVLAVLLLYFVGVEHSRFVHEFVHDGRHLLGIPCH